Proteins encoded together in one Stutzerimonas stutzeri window:
- a CDS encoding ABC transporter permease has protein sequence MSGSRWACWVALPLALLLWAGIALVVQTPLLPTPAAVLDTFWQALQSGELPEHLLVTLRRVLIAFALAMALGTLLGVWMGRSRLANALLDPLLVLFLNLPALVTIILLYVWFGLVEAAAVLAVVVNKVPNVAVTVREGARSLDPKLEQMARVYGFGRWQRLAHVWLPQLFPYLMAATRGGLALIWKIVLVVELLGRSDGIGFQLHMAFQVFDVASILAYSLAFIAVVQLIELALLQPLERRASAWREAGVRHA, from the coding sequence ATGAGCGGCTCGCGCTGGGCCTGCTGGGTGGCGCTGCCTTTGGCGCTGCTGCTCTGGGCCGGCATCGCACTGGTGGTGCAGACACCGTTGCTGCCCACGCCCGCCGCTGTGCTCGATACCTTCTGGCAAGCGCTGCAGAGCGGCGAGCTGCCCGAGCACCTGCTGGTGACCCTGCGCCGAGTGCTGATCGCGTTCGCCCTGGCCATGGCGCTGGGCACGCTGCTCGGTGTGTGGATGGGCCGCTCGCGGCTGGCCAATGCGCTGCTCGATCCGCTGCTGGTGCTGTTTCTCAACCTGCCGGCGCTGGTCACCATCATCCTGCTCTACGTCTGGTTCGGCCTGGTGGAAGCGGCGGCGGTGCTGGCGGTGGTGGTCAACAAGGTGCCGAACGTGGCGGTGACGGTGCGCGAAGGCGCCCGCAGCCTAGACCCCAAGCTCGAACAGATGGCGCGGGTCTACGGCTTCGGCCGCTGGCAGCGCCTCGCCCACGTCTGGCTGCCGCAGCTGTTCCCCTACCTGATGGCGGCCACCCGCGGTGGGTTGGCGCTGATCTGGAAGATCGTGCTGGTGGTGGAGCTGCTCGGTCGTTCCGACGGCATCGGCTTCCAGCTGCACATGGCCTTCCAGGTGTTTGACGTGGCCAGCATCCTCGCCTACAGCCTGGCGTTCATCGCCGTGGTGCAGCTGATCGAGCTGGCCCTGCTGCAACCGCTCGAACGCCGCGCCTCCGCCTGGCGCGAAGCGGGCGTGCGCCATGCTTGA
- a CDS encoding ABC transporter ATP-binding protein, whose product MLELRLNGPAAGHPVLGVIEGRVCAGDRICLLGPSGVGKTTLLNAIAGLEPRLSPGVQQRAGLRIGYLFQEHRLLPWRTVRQNLALVGASPADIERLLAEVGLGGAADSLPDQLSLGMARRAALARCLAIKPDLLLLDEPFASLDAERAAELRDLIARLLVRHPGMAMICVTHDPRDADYLANRLWYLVGRPATLRCDEPLAAGSQSGAPLRRA is encoded by the coding sequence ATGCTTGAGCTGCGCCTGAATGGCCCCGCCGCCGGCCACCCGGTGCTCGGTGTGATCGAGGGCCGGGTGTGTGCCGGCGATCGCATCTGCCTGCTCGGGCCTTCCGGTGTCGGCAAGACTACGCTGCTCAACGCCATCGCCGGCCTCGAGCCGCGGTTGAGCCCAGGCGTGCAGCAGCGTGCCGGGTTGCGCATCGGCTATCTGTTCCAGGAACACCGGCTGCTGCCCTGGCGCACGGTGCGGCAGAACCTGGCACTGGTCGGCGCCAGCCCGGCCGACATCGAGCGGCTATTGGCCGAGGTGGGGCTGGGTGGCGCGGCCGACAGCCTGCCGGATCAGCTCTCGCTGGGCATGGCGCGCAGGGCGGCACTGGCGCGCTGTCTGGCGATCAAGCCGGATCTGTTGCTGCTCGACGAACCCTTCGCCTCGCTGGATGCCGAGCGCGCCGCCGAACTGCGCGACCTGATAGCGCGGCTGCTCGTTCGGCACCCCGGGATGGCGATGATCTGCGTGACCCATGACCCGCGCGATGCCGACTACCTGGCCAACCGCCTGTGGTACCTGGTCGGCCGCCCGGCAACGCTGCGCTGCGATGAGCCGCTGGCGGCTGGTAGCCAGAGCGGCGCGCCGCTGCGTCGGGCCTGA
- a CDS encoding DUF445 domain-containing protein, producing MRSLISAWQSPVSRMKLVAGLLLLLAALLYIVATRFETVHPAWGYVASFAEAAMVGAIADWFAVTALFRHPLGLPIPHTAIIPRSKARIGRNLSSFITTHFLATPLVLAKLQELDLASRLAGWLRHPRNAEAVGRRLTGVAHFGIAALHDERVRAFVEAKVIGRLRKFDLAPPLAQALRVLTSQGRHQAMLDELLLRLDSIMQDEQTRALVADAISREIRTLRYLGLSRPVSGWSANKFVDGLSALIAEIAADPEHLIRQRFDEHVGEYIERLEQDPHYALEVERILAQLLEHPATSAYFGNLWQELTAWLESDLARDDSRIGRRIVALCRGLGDGLAADESMRNWINEQLLAATPGLLERYRGQIGAYIAQRVENWESRELVEQLEQSVGKDLQYIRINGTLVGGLVGLVLHALTQLVAG from the coding sequence ATGCGTTCGCTGATCAGCGCCTGGCAGTCACCGGTTTCGCGGATGAAGCTGGTCGCCGGCCTGCTGCTGTTGCTGGCCGCCCTGCTGTACATCGTCGCGACCCGTTTCGAGACCGTCCACCCGGCCTGGGGCTATGTGGCCTCCTTCGCCGAAGCCGCCATGGTCGGCGCCATCGCCGACTGGTTCGCCGTCACCGCCCTGTTCCGTCACCCGCTCGGCCTGCCGATTCCCCATACGGCGATCATCCCGCGCAGCAAGGCGCGCATCGGCCGCAACCTGTCGAGCTTCATCACCACCCATTTCCTCGCCACGCCGCTGGTGCTCGCCAAGTTGCAGGAGCTGGACCTCGCCTCGCGCCTGGCTGGCTGGCTGCGCCATCCACGCAATGCCGAAGCGGTCGGCCGCCGGCTCACCGGGGTCGCGCATTTCGGCATCGCCGCGCTGCATGACGAGCGCGTGCGCGCCTTTGTCGAAGCCAAGGTGATCGGCCGCCTGCGCAAGTTCGACCTCGCCCCGCCGCTGGCCCAGGCACTGCGCGTGCTGACCAGCCAGGGGCGCCATCAGGCGATGCTCGACGAACTGCTGCTGCGCCTCGACTCGATCATGCAGGACGAACAGACCCGCGCGCTGGTCGCCGACGCCATCAGCCGGGAAATCCGCACCCTGCGCTATCTCGGCCTGAGCCGGCCGGTGAGCGGCTGGTCGGCCAACAAGTTCGTCGACGGCCTGTCCGCGCTGATCGCCGAGATCGCTGCCGACCCCGAACACCTGATCCGCCAGCGCTTCGACGAGCACGTCGGCGAATACATCGAACGCCTGGAACAGGACCCGCACTACGCCCTGGAGGTCGAGCGCATCCTCGCCCAACTGCTGGAACACCCGGCCACCAGCGCCTATTTCGGCAACCTCTGGCAGGAACTCACAGCCTGGCTGGAAAGCGACCTGGCCCGCGACGATTCGCGCATCGGTCGGCGTATCGTCGCGCTCTGCCGCGGTCTCGGCGACGGCCTGGCGGCGGACGAGTCCATGCGCAACTGGATCAACGAGCAACTGCTGGCGGCCACCCCCGGCCTGTTGGAACGCTACCGCGGGCAGATCGGCGCCTATATCGCTCAGCGCGTGGAGAACTGGGAAAGCCGCGAACTGGTCGAGCAGCTGGAACAGAGCGTCGGCAAGGACCTGCAGTACATCCGCATCAACGGCACCCTGGTCGGTGGCCTGGTCGGACTGGTGCTGCATGCGCTGACGCAGCTGGTGGCAGGCTGA
- a CDS encoding AraC family transcriptional regulator: MNNPDDDQPRFWRDDALPFLEARAVADGRKVCYAAHCHETFSIGAITAGASTYFNGDARARISRGTLVLINPQTVHACNPIDGQPWSYLMFYVDAHWLGALQHELGASSDGRFVPYAAIQSVDPRLFGALTQLHACLTDPQGETLHKQSLAVEFFTQLQQTLAPAPHGATSEPLRQLRLAAEYIAEHCTQALRLEDICQAAGLSPSYLIRAFKQHYGMTPHAYLLNRRIQRSQHWLRQGRELAEVALAAGFADQAHFQRTFKRQLAATPGQYRDRVARAARH, encoded by the coding sequence GTGAACAACCCGGACGACGACCAACCCCGCTTCTGGCGCGACGACGCCCTGCCCTTTCTGGAGGCGCGCGCCGTCGCCGATGGTCGCAAGGTCTGCTATGCCGCGCACTGTCACGAGACATTTTCCATCGGTGCGATCACTGCCGGCGCCAGCACCTACTTCAACGGTGACGCCCGCGCACGGATCAGCCGCGGCACCCTGGTGCTGATCAATCCGCAGACCGTGCATGCCTGCAACCCCATCGACGGCCAGCCTTGGTCGTACCTGATGTTCTATGTCGATGCGCACTGGCTGGGGGCGCTGCAGCACGAGCTGGGGGCGAGCAGCGATGGCCGCTTCGTGCCCTATGCCGCCATTCAAAGCGTCGATCCGCGGCTGTTCGGTGCGCTGACGCAGCTTCATGCCTGCCTGACCGATCCGCAGGGCGAGACGCTGCACAAGCAGAGTCTCGCGGTCGAGTTCTTCACCCAGCTGCAACAGACGCTGGCCCCGGCTCCGCACGGGGCGACCAGCGAGCCGCTGCGACAGCTGCGGCTCGCCGCCGAATATATCGCCGAGCATTGCACCCAAGCCCTGCGCCTGGAGGACATCTGCCAGGCCGCCGGATTGTCGCCGTCCTACCTGATCCGCGCCTTCAAGCAGCACTACGGCATGACCCCGCACGCCTATCTGCTCAACCGCCGCATCCAGCGCAGCCAGCACTGGCTGCGCCAGGGGCGTGAGCTGGCAGAGGTGGCCCTGGCCGCGGGTTTCGCCGATCAGGCGCACTTCCAGCGCACCTTCAAGCGCCAGCTGGCGGCGACTCCCGGGCAGTACCGCGACCGTGTCGCCAGGGCCGCGCGGCACTAG
- a CDS encoding LysE family translocator: protein MELYLSMAAFALASSITPGPVNLVALNCGARFGLRASGRHIAGATLGFTLLLLLIGLGLYELLERAPVLLRGIQWGGVAFLLYMAWRLAADDGRLQPQSATSGPSLLQGALMQWLNPKAWLASVAGMGLFAANGDVLRIWLFAGLYFLICYASIACWAGAGALLGRYLQEPARVRWLNRSMALLLAASALYLLLG, encoded by the coding sequence ATGGAACTCTATCTCTCGATGGCCGCCTTCGCCCTGGCGTCCTCCATCACGCCCGGGCCGGTCAATCTGGTAGCGCTGAACTGCGGTGCGCGGTTCGGCTTGCGTGCCAGCGGCCGACACATCGCCGGCGCCACCCTCGGTTTCACCCTGCTGTTGCTGCTGATCGGACTCGGCCTGTACGAGTTGCTGGAACGCGCCCCGGTATTGCTGCGCGGCATTCAGTGGGGCGGTGTGGCCTTTCTGCTCTACATGGCCTGGCGCCTGGCCGCCGATGACGGACGACTGCAACCTCAGAGTGCCACAAGTGGGCCCTCGCTCTTGCAGGGTGCGCTGATGCAATGGCTCAACCCCAAGGCCTGGCTGGCGTCGGTGGCTGGCATGGGGCTGTTCGCGGCGAACGGTGATGTGCTGCGGATATGGCTGTTCGCCGGCCTCTACTTCCTGATCTGCTACGCCTCCATCGCCTGCTGGGCGGGCGCCGGTGCCTTGCTTGGTCGCTATCTGCAGGAACCGGCACGGGTTCGCTGGTTGAATCGCAGCATGGCATTGCTGCTGGCCGCCAGCGCGCTCTATCTGCTGCTGGGCTAG
- a CDS encoding methyl-accepting chemotaxis protein, translated as MPSILSARSGDPLQQPRARIASQLGLALALILAVVITGSTVFALRSLSASNLNTREQHLASEARLLSDQLATFHGTLRENTQRLSGLFEKRFSDGLQLATDQRIDVGGVMTPALMHEGAPLNNDFSVVDDFREMTAGVATVFARTGDDFVRVSTSVTKQDGSRAIGTLLDRQHPAYPLLLSGKQYIGRAFLFDRHYMTQYTPVKDPAGQVIAVLFVGFDYTDAQRIQFDNLARFRIGETGSLALLDEKRQWLVAPANLRQADQAAATVAELISQNGTGGYWSDADQEIYSVATLFEGGPWTVLASMPAAEIQHVTWSIGARLAIGNLLAMILAVAATIWLLRHKLKPLAAVVQQAQALGAGDLSVRLDVHSRDEIGQLADSFNRMGDALSGMVSRIRGASGEVSQRAQLLAGLSGGANEGMEQQSGEITSMAGAVEEFSATSLNIADNMRDTQRVARANAEQTRVGRAAMDEASEALAQIATALSGTARVVESLDKRSQEIGSIVGVITAIAEQTNLLALNAAIEAARAGEQGRGFAVVADEVRSLASRTREATDRITGMISQIQAETGNAMSTMERGQRLMDDGLQRNAKVAEVLALIDDQSRSADEQFSAISTATQEQSSTATLLSSNLQSIALTNQEQREVVANLAGTAGELDKLAAELRTQVERFRA; from the coding sequence ATGCCCTCCATCCTTTCTGCTCGGTCAGGAGATCCCTTGCAGCAGCCTCGTGCTCGAATCGCCTCGCAACTCGGCTTGGCGCTTGCGCTCATTCTTGCCGTGGTCATCACCGGCAGCACCGTCTTCGCGCTTCGCTCGCTGAGCGCATCCAACCTCAACACCCGGGAGCAGCATCTGGCCAGCGAAGCACGGCTGCTGTCCGATCAGTTGGCGACCTTCCACGGCACCCTGCGCGAGAACACCCAGCGCTTGAGCGGGCTGTTCGAAAAGCGCTTCAGCGATGGCTTGCAGCTCGCCACCGACCAGCGTATCGACGTCGGCGGCGTCATGACGCCAGCGCTCATGCATGAAGGCGCGCCACTGAACAACGATTTCAGCGTGGTCGACGACTTCCGCGAAATGACCGCCGGTGTCGCCACCGTGTTCGCGCGCACGGGCGACGACTTTGTGCGGGTCAGCACCTCGGTCACCAAGCAGGACGGCAGCCGCGCGATCGGCACCCTGCTGGACCGCCAGCACCCGGCGTATCCGCTGCTACTCAGTGGAAAGCAGTACATCGGCCGCGCGTTCCTCTTCGACCGGCACTACATGACCCAGTACACGCCGGTGAAGGACCCTGCCGGCCAGGTGATCGCCGTGCTGTTCGTCGGCTTCGACTACACCGACGCACAACGGATCCAGTTCGACAACCTGGCGCGCTTTCGCATCGGCGAAACCGGCTCGCTCGCGCTGCTCGACGAAAAACGCCAATGGCTGGTCGCGCCGGCCAATCTGCGGCAGGCCGACCAGGCCGCTGCAACGGTAGCCGAGCTGATCAGCCAGAACGGCACGGGCGGCTACTGGAGCGATGCCGACCAGGAAATCTACAGCGTCGCGACCCTCTTCGAAGGCGGCCCCTGGACCGTGCTGGCGAGCATGCCGGCGGCCGAGATACAGCACGTGACCTGGAGCATCGGCGCCCGGCTGGCCATTGGCAACCTGCTGGCGATGATCCTCGCGGTTGCCGCGACCATCTGGCTGCTGCGGCACAAGCTCAAGCCGCTGGCTGCCGTGGTGCAGCAGGCGCAGGCATTGGGTGCGGGCGATCTCAGCGTCCGCCTGGACGTGCACAGCCGCGACGAGATCGGCCAGCTGGCGGACAGCTTCAACCGCATGGGTGACGCGCTGTCGGGCATGGTGTCGCGTATCCGCGGCGCCTCGGGCGAGGTCAGCCAGCGTGCGCAACTGCTGGCCGGGCTTTCCGGCGGCGCCAATGAAGGCATGGAGCAGCAGTCCGGCGAGATCACCAGCATGGCCGGTGCGGTGGAGGAATTCAGCGCCACCTCGCTGAACATCGCCGACAACATGCGCGACACCCAGCGCGTGGCGCGCGCCAATGCCGAGCAGACCCGTGTCGGCCGTGCCGCCATGGACGAGGCATCCGAGGCCCTGGCGCAGATCGCCACGGCATTGAGCGGTACCGCCCGCGTGGTGGAGAGCCTGGACAAGCGCTCGCAGGAGATCGGCAGCATCGTCGGGGTAATCACCGCCATCGCCGAACAGACCAACCTGCTCGCCCTGAACGCGGCCATCGAAGCCGCACGGGCGGGCGAACAGGGTCGCGGGTTCGCCGTGGTCGCCGACGAGGTGCGCAGCCTGGCCTCGCGCACCCGCGAAGCCACCGACCGCATCACCGGCATGATCAGCCAGATCCAGGCCGAAACCGGCAACGCCATGAGCACCATGGAGCGGGGCCAGCGGTTGATGGACGACGGCCTGCAGCGCAACGCCAAGGTGGCCGAGGTGCTCGCCCTGATCGACGACCAGAGCCGCAGTGCCGACGAGCAGTTCAGCGCCATCAGCACCGCCACCCAGGAGCAGAGCAGTACCGCCACACTGCTCAGCAGCAACCTGCAGAGCATCGCACTGACCAACCAGGAGCAGCGCGAGGTGGTCGCCAACCTGGCCGGCACCGCCGGCGAGCTGGACAAGCTGGCAGCCGAACTGCGCACCCAGGTCGAGCGCTTTCGCGCCTAG
- a CDS encoding M20/M25/M40 family metallo-hydrolase, which produces MHVRAIAPLAAAVALCLSSVTAVAAEIEPAELLKQAKAEQPAYLETVEQLVAVDTGTGQEKGLATVSQMLVERLQALGAEVSTRPATPSVGDNIVATLQGKGSKNFLLMIHYDTVFAEGSAAERPFRMDGQRAYGPGVADAKGGVAMILHALKLLRDQQFDDYGTITVLFNPDEEMGSAGSKALIAELARKHDYVFSYEPPDRDAVTTATNGINAVMLEVKGKSSHAGSAPEDGRNAILELAHQLVQLKDLGDADKGTTVSWTMIDGGEKRNIIPNKASAEADMRYSDLTETERVLADGQRIIQNRLIDDTQVELRIDKGRPPLAENSASKRLAETAQRLYSEIDQRIEPIAMRFGTDAGYAYVPGSEKPAVLETMGVVGAGLHSEDEYIELASIAPRLYLTTAMIRALSTDAP; this is translated from the coding sequence ATGCACGTCCGCGCCATCGCCCCGCTTGCCGCCGCAGTCGCACTCTGCCTGTCGTCTGTGACCGCCGTGGCTGCCGAAATCGAACCCGCCGAATTGTTGAAACAGGCGAAAGCCGAACAGCCGGCCTATCTCGAAACCGTCGAGCAGCTGGTAGCCGTGGATACCGGCACCGGCCAGGAAAAGGGTCTGGCCACGGTCAGCCAGATGCTGGTCGAGCGCCTGCAGGCACTGGGGGCCGAGGTGAGCACCCGACCGGCCACGCCCTCGGTAGGGGACAATATCGTCGCCACCTTGCAGGGCAAGGGCAGCAAGAACTTCCTGCTGATGATCCACTACGACACCGTGTTCGCCGAAGGCAGCGCCGCCGAACGCCCGTTCCGCATGGACGGGCAGCGCGCCTACGGGCCGGGTGTCGCCGATGCCAAGGGCGGCGTGGCGATGATCCTGCATGCGCTCAAGCTGCTGCGCGACCAGCAGTTCGACGACTACGGCACGATCACCGTGCTGTTCAATCCGGACGAGGAGATGGGCTCGGCGGGCTCGAAGGCACTGATCGCCGAACTCGCCCGCAAGCATGATTACGTTTTCTCCTACGAACCGCCGGATCGCGACGCGGTAACCACCGCCACCAACGGCATCAACGCCGTGATGCTGGAGGTCAAGGGCAAATCGTCCCACGCAGGCTCCGCACCGGAAGATGGACGCAACGCCATCCTGGAGCTGGCGCACCAGCTGGTGCAGCTCAAGGATCTGGGAGATGCGGACAAGGGCACCACGGTCAGCTGGACCATGATCGACGGCGGCGAGAAGCGCAACATCATTCCCAACAAGGCCAGCGCGGAGGCGGACATGCGTTACTCGGACCTCACCGAGACCGAGCGGGTGCTCGCCGACGGCCAGCGCATCATTCAGAACCGGCTGATCGATGACACCCAGGTCGAACTGCGCATCGACAAGGGTCGCCCGCCGCTGGCGGAGAATTCCGCGTCCAAGCGCCTGGCCGAGACCGCCCAGCGCCTGTACAGCGAGATCGACCAGCGCATCGAACCCATCGCCATGCGATTCGGCACCGATGCCGGCTATGCCTATGTACCCGGCAGCGAAAAGCCGGCCGTGCTGGAAACCATGGGCGTGGT
- a CDS encoding ABC transporter substrate-binding protein, whose protein sequence is MMPPTLVLVRRIQHAFSACSRWLRFGVLLSIAVLPWCARAEALPVLTLSVLQFGTPHWELEHLKRRQLDHANGFELKVRLAADVPASRLALSSGSVDGAVSDLPWAQTRHAAGSSYRYLPFSSQLGEVLVPAGSTIRTLADLRGKRIGVAGGPDGIGWLLLQRAAAEQGIDLAREARVQYAAPPLLGQALRRGQLDALLTFWHFSARLRGEGGVQTAFGLADLLGDLQLDAQLPVLGYLFPEPWAQANEALLQRFASALRQSKHELASEPAYWQAIRPLMRAEDEAVFAALRDSFVAGIPQPMDAARVADLQRLLVLTGSDPARLMPAALFQSAP, encoded by the coding sequence ATGATGCCTCCCACGCTCGTCCTCGTTCGCCGTATACAGCATGCCTTCAGCGCCTGCAGCAGGTGGCTGCGGTTCGGCGTTCTGCTGAGCATCGCCGTGCTGCCCTGGTGCGCCCGCGCCGAGGCGTTGCCGGTGCTCACCCTGAGCGTGCTGCAGTTCGGCACGCCGCACTGGGAGCTGGAACACCTCAAACGACGTCAGCTGGACCACGCCAACGGCTTCGAACTGAAGGTGCGCCTGGCAGCCGACGTGCCGGCGTCGCGCCTGGCATTGTCCAGCGGCAGTGTCGATGGTGCGGTGAGCGACCTGCCCTGGGCGCAGACGCGGCATGCGGCGGGCAGCAGCTATCGCTACCTGCCGTTCTCCTCGCAGCTCGGTGAAGTGCTGGTGCCGGCCGGCAGCACGATCCGCACGCTGGCCGATCTGCGCGGCAAGCGCATCGGCGTCGCCGGCGGGCCGGACGGCATCGGCTGGCTGCTGCTGCAACGCGCCGCGGCGGAGCAGGGCATCGATCTCGCCAGGGAGGCCCGCGTGCAGTACGCCGCGCCGCCGCTGCTGGGCCAGGCGCTGCGCCGCGGCCAGCTGGATGCGCTGCTGACGTTCTGGCATTTCTCCGCGCGCCTGCGTGGCGAGGGTGGGGTGCAGACTGCCTTCGGCCTGGCCGACCTGCTGGGCGATCTGCAGCTCGACGCGCAGTTGCCGGTACTCGGCTATCTGTTTCCCGAACCCTGGGCGCAGGCCAACGAAGCGTTGCTGCAACGCTTCGCCAGCGCACTGCGTCAGAGCAAGCACGAGCTCGCCAGCGAACCGGCGTACTGGCAGGCGATCCGTCCGCTCATGCGCGCCGAGGATGAGGCGGTGTTCGCCGCGCTGCGCGACAGCTTCGTCGCGGGCATTCCGCAGCCAATGGATGCCGCACGTGTCGCCGACCTGCAGCGGCTGCTGGTGCTGACCGGCAGCGATCCGGCGCGGCTGATGCCGGCCGCGCTGTTCCAGAGCGCACCATGA
- a CDS encoding HIT family protein produces the protein MSLTTTYDPQNIFAQIIRGDAPCYKLYEDDDVLAFLDLFPQSFGHTLVIPKRSAACNILDVDSEALAKVIKVVQKLTRAIVAELEPDGVQVAQFNGAPAGQTVFHIHMHIVPRYAGEGLGIHAAGKADPAELEKLQARLLQRIATQA, from the coding sequence GTGTCCCTGACCACGACCTACGATCCGCAGAACATCTTCGCCCAGATCATTCGCGGCGACGCCCCCTGCTACAAGCTCTACGAGGACGACGACGTGCTCGCCTTTCTCGATCTCTTCCCGCAGTCCTTCGGCCACACGCTGGTGATCCCCAAGCGCTCGGCGGCCTGCAACATCCTCGACGTGGACAGCGAGGCGCTCGCGAAGGTGATCAAGGTGGTGCAGAAGCTGACCCGGGCCATCGTCGCCGAGCTCGAGCCCGACGGCGTGCAGGTCGCCCAGTTCAATGGCGCGCCGGCCGGGCAGACGGTGTTCCATATCCACATGCACATCGTGCCGCGCTACGCCGGTGAAGGGCTGGGCATCCACGCGGCGGGCAAGGCCGATCCGGCGGAGCTGGAGAAGCTGCAGGCGCGCCTGCTGCAACGCATCGCCACCCAGGCCTGA